The region TCAGCAGGAAGTACCAAGAAATGACTCTTGGTGGGTTTACCCATTCGGAAATCCACGGGTCACAGGATATGTGCTCCTTACCGTGGCTTATCGCAGCTTATCACGTCCTTCATCGGCTTCTTGTGCCAAGGCATCCACCGTTTGCCCTTACCATCTTCTTTTCGATGGTTTGAACATACTTTTTGCACTTTGATAATAAATATCAAATGCGATCAGATGCGATCTTCTTGAAGAAAATCGAATTTTGTTTGTCACACTATGCAGCTCTCAAGGTACGCGAGGGCGAACCCTCGAGACCGAATACTGCGCACTTTCGTGCAACAAAGACATCAACGGGAAAGACGGGAACTACTCGTCAAAAAAGTTAGTGTTATCTCTTCTAAAGAGGTTATCTCCCTAGAAAGGAGGTGATCCAGCCGCACCTTCCGGTACGGCTACCTTGTTACGACTTCACCCCCCTTACCAACCACACCTTCGGCGTCTCCCTCCTAAAAGGTTAGGCCGACGACTTCGGGTGCAATCGACTCGGGTGGTGTGACGGGCGGTGTGTACAAGGCCCGGGAACGCATTCACCGCGGCGTGCTGATCCGCGATTACTAGCAACTCCGACTTCATGGAGGCGGGTTGCAGCCTCCAATCCGAACTGGGACCGGCTTTAGGGATTCGCTCACCCTCGCGGGTTGGCAGCCCATTGTGCCGGCCATTGTAGCACGTGTGTAGCCCAGGACATAAGGGGCATGATGACTTGACGTCGTCCCCACCTTCCTCCGGCTTGACGCCGGCGGTCTCGTATGGGTGCCCGGCCTAACCGCTGGCAACATACGACGAGGGTTGCGCTCGTTGCAGGACTTAACCTAACATCTCACGACACGAGCTGACGACAGCCATGCACCACCTGTTTAGGCTCCTTTCGGCCACGACGTTTCCGCCGCTTCACCTAAATGTCAAGCCCTGGTAAGGTTCTTCGCGTTGCTTCGAATTAAACCACATGCTCCGCTGCTTGTGCGGGCCCCCGTCAATTCCTTTGAGTTTTAGCCTTGCGGCCGTACTCCCCAGGCGGGACACTTAATGCGTTAGCTGCGGCACGGAAGAAATACTCCCCCACACCTAGTGTCCATCGTTTACGGCTAGGACTACCAGGGTATCTAATCCTGTTTGCTCCCCTAGCTTTCGCTCCTCAGCGTCAGTTATGGCCCAGAAGGCCGCCTTCGCCACTGGTGTTCTTCCTAATATCTGCGCATTCCACCGCTACACTAGGAATTCCACCTTCCCCTACCAAACTCAAGTCTGCCGGTATCGAGAGCGAGCGGGGGTTGAGCCCCCGGATTTAACTCCCGACCTAACAGACCGCCTACGAGCGCTTTACGCCCAATGAATCCGGATAACGCTTGCCCCCTACGTATTACCGCGGCTGCTGGCACGTAGTTAGCCGGGGCTTCTTCTGCAGGTACCGTCACTTTCGCCTCGTCCCTGCTGAAAGCGGTTTACAACCCGAAGGCCTTCATCCCGCACGCGGCGTCGCTGCATCAGGCTTTCGCCCATTGTGCAAGATTCCCCACTGCTGCCTCCCGTAGGAGTCTGGGCCGTGTCTCAGTCCCAATCTGGCTGGTCGGTCTCTCAACCCAGCTACCCATCATTGCCTTGGTAGGCCGTTACCCCACCAACAAGCTAACAGGCCGCGGGCCCATCCCTCTCCGCCGGAGCTTTCTCGAGTCTTCCATGCGGAAGTCTCGAAGTATTCGGTATTATCCACGGTTTCCCGTGGCTATCCCAATGAAAGGGGCAGGTTGCCCACGTGTTACTCAGCCGTTCGCCACTTTATACACACCCGAAGGTGCTTTAATCGTTCGACTTGCATGTGTTAGGCGCGCCGCCAGCGTTCATCCTGAGCCAGGATCGAACTCTCCATTCAAAAAATTAACTGACTAAAAGTCAGTACAATTTAAAGTTGAGTTGAATCCACGTCTCTAAAATCCCGCTGATCTCGGATTCGCTGAAATTATGAATTGACTTTTGAACAAACTGTTCAAATTCGAATTTCGCTTGTCTGTCTTTGCTGATCTTTCGATCGCAGTATCCGGTTTTCAAGGTTCGCTGCGCTGCGATTTCCCATTGCGTGGTGCGCGGCGCGGGGAATAACTATACGCACTTACGGCTCGTTTGTGAAGGTGATTTTCTATCTTCTTAATTCCTCCACAATTTCTACACGATTTATAGTCTTTAGTGAATTACAACGGATATTTAATATCAAATTACTTATGTTGCCTTGAATTAATTCTTTATTTTTCATCTATATAGTGTTGTCTTATTTAAACGTTTTAATACGTGCGTACATACTGTTTCTAAAATATTATTCCAAAACATTGCTTCAGAAATACCATTCCTGAATGGTATTTCAAAATTAATCGAATTTCTCGTTTGATCGAATTTCTCGTCAATTGATAGAACTGTATGCTAGCTTCATGCTGTAAGAAAACAAGATCACGCTGGAATGATCTACGTAATTTAATGTTTAATAAGACTTAAATTTCGTCTTTTACAATCTGGCAGGCTGCGTCGAGGAGCTGATCACGAAGCGTCTCGTTAGCAGCCTCAGAATATACGCGTACCAGAGCATCCATACGAGAAGGACGAATAAGCACCCATGAATCGTCTTTGAACTGAAGCTTAAGACCATCTGCGTGACTTACCAAAACAGGTACTTGACCTGCAACATTTTCTGGGTTAAGACCTGGAAGGATGTTCCTGAACGCTTGAGTAGCCGCAGCGTCAAGACGCACTCCTCGCCTGCTATAACACATGCGACCCAGCTCAGCCTCATCCTCAGCAACAAGCTGTGCAAGCGATTTATGGGTGTACGCAAGCATCTCGACAACAAGCAGAGCCACAAGCAGGCCGTCTCGCTCCAAGAGGTGACTCGGAATACAGATGCCGCCGTACTCCTCTGCAGCGAGAAGAACGTCTCCCTGCTCAATCTCCGAATAAAGTCGAGCAAATCCAACGGGTACGCTCGCAGATTCCAATCCAAGATGAGCGGCTTGCCTAGAAACCGTTGCAGAACAGGTCAACGTAGAAACAACACGACCGGTTTGCTTACGATTTTGTACAAGATGACGTGTAATGAGCGGGATAAGCTCGTGTGGACTAAGGAGACGACCGCTTTCATCTACAGCAGCAGCGCGGTCTCCGTCGCAATCAATCAAAAGTCCCAACTGCGCATGGCGGGTTACCACCATTGAAGAGCACTCGTCGGCCCATGGATCTGCTGGCTGTGGGTGGATACCACCAAAATCCCTAACAGGACCTTGATGCATTTGATGCACAACGCATCCAGCAGACGAAAGCACGTCGGCAAGCAGGTCTGTTGCCGCGCCGTACATGGGATCAACCACCACGCTAGGGCGCAACTCCTTAATAACAGACACATTAATCTGATCAAGCAGCGCACTTTTATAAGGTGTCA is a window of Lancefieldella parvula DSM 20469 DNA encoding:
- a CDS encoding phosphoglucomutase, whose translation is MPTALDKRPDILRFGSDGWQARYDKGFTRDNVVRLAEALGTVWSQELPGGIVFVGFDTRFEADSSALEAAATLASFGLDVRVSETFCPTPSICWACAHHDNVAGGLIISATELSCEYCGMIIRAANGGPVSRDFLQRVESTTPLEPTDQRGTFTTTDIVTPYKSALLDQINVSVIKELRPSVVVDPMYGAATDLLADVLSSAGCVVHQMHQGPVRDFGGIHPQPADPWADECSSMVVTRHAQLGLLIDCDGDRAAAVDESGRLLSPHELIPLITRHLVQNRKQTGRVVSTLTCSATVSRQAAHLGLESASVPVGFARLYSEIEQGDVLLAAEEYGGICIPSHLLERDGLLVALLVVEMLAYTHKSLAQLVAEDEAELGRMCYSRRGVRLDAAATQAFRNILPGLNPENVAGQVPVLVSHADGLKLQFKDDSWVLIRPSRMDALVRVYSEAANETLRDQLLDAACQIVKDEI